The DNA sequence CAAATGTGCTGTGTCATGATGAGTACCTTAAATCTACCGTCAGGGTTATCTGAATTGTACTGTTGCTGTCACTATAGCCTCGATGCTAGTATTTGGCAATCAAGACGCTTAGACGTCTAAATGAGGAATTGCGAAAGGTATTACCACACATGAATCATCAGGCTGTTCACCCCGCACCACTACAGGCACTGGTCGAGGTTTGTCACTGGATTGGGGGAAAAGGTTGGGCACCAGCGACTGGCGGTAATATGTCGGTGCGCCTCGACAATCACCATTGTCTGCTGAGTGAATCAGGCAAAGACAAAGGCAGTCTTAGTGCTGAGGATTTTATCCAGGTCGACATCAACACGCAGATAGCGACGGCAGGACGGCGTCCATCCGCTGAGACCGGGTTTCACACGTTATTATACCGGCTCTATCCACAGGCTGGGGCGGTATTGCACGTTCATACAGTGAGTGCCACTGTGCTTTCACGCATTGAAAAGAGTGCCAGCTTATTGCTACAGGGTTATGAGATGCAGAAATCTCTCGCCGGGCAGCAGACCCATCTTGATACGCTGGCTATTGCGATTTTTGATAATGACCAGGATATCAACGCGCTCGCTCAGCGTATCGCACTGGCACATCAGCAGAATCCTCTGCGCTATGGTTTTTTATTACGTGGACATGGACTGACCTGCTGGGGGGAGAGTGTTAGCGAGGCCCGCCGTCATCTGGAAGGACTGGAATTTTTATTCCAGTGTGAATTGCAGCGCCGTTTACTGGAGAGAACATGATACGTGCGATTGTGACTGATATTGAAGGCACGACCAGCGATATTCGCTTTGTGCATAAAGTGCTGTTTCCCTATGCCCGTGACCACCTGGCGTCCTTTGTGACTGAGCATCAGTCCGACCCTGAAGTGGTCCTGGCGTTGAATGCATTACGTCAGGAGCAGCAGCAGCCAGACGCATCGCTGGAGAGTCTGATTGAGACGTTGTTTACTTATATGGATGAAGACCGTAAATCGACACCGCTAAAAGCACTGCAGGGAATGATCTGGCGGGCGGGCTATCAGAGTGGGCAGTTTACCGGACATCTTTATCCTGATGTACTGCCGGCCCTGACACACTGGCATCAGCAGAGTGTCGCACTCTATGTCTACTCTTCTGGCTCAGTGGCTGCACAGAAACTGCTGTTTGGTTACAGTGATGCCGGTGATATCTGTCGGTTGTTCAGCGGTTATTTTGATACCCATGTTGGCGCAAAACGTGAGATCTCATCTTATCAGGAGATCGCGCGACTGATTGGTGTCCCAGCCGAAGCGTTACTTTTTCTATCCGATATTCGCCAGGAACTGGATGCCGCTGCTGCTGCAGGCTGGCATACCCTGCAACTGATTCGGGATGAAGCAGATAATGAGAGTCGTCACCCGCAGGTGACAGGATTTGATCAGATAAACCTGGAGGTAATAGGCTGATGAGTGCACTGACTATTTTTACAGAACAACAACCTGAAACACCGATTTGGCATAGTACTGAGGGTGAGGAAATTCGTCAGCAACTGAATGCTAAAGGGGTGCGTTTTGAACGCTGGCAGGCTGACAGAGAATTGGGTGCAGATCCTTCCGCTGAGACTGTCCTGGCTGCTTATCAGCACGCCATCGCACGTCTGGTGGAAGAAAAAGGCTACCAAAGCTGGGATGTCATCTCAATTCGCAATGATAATCCGCAAAAAGAGGCTCTACGGATAAAATTTCTCGCCGAACATACTCATGATGAAGATGAAGTGCGATTTTTTGTCGAAGGCGCCGGGCTGTTTTGTCTGCACCTTGATGGTCATGTTTTTCAGGTGTTGTGTGAAAAAAACGATCTCATTTCTGTTCCCGCTGGCACGGCACACTGGTTTGATATGGGATCCGAGCCTCATTTTACGGCGATACGTATTTTTGATAACCCGGAAGGTTGGATAGCACACTTTACCGGAGATGAAATCGCTGATTCTTATCCCCGTCTGCCTTGATAATCAGTGAAGATAAGGGAGTTGCGTCTGGCTCCCTTAAATCAGACTAAATTAGGGTCTGTGCTGTAATTGTGCTATCCCTGTTTTCTCAGGGCTAAAAATTCCCGTTTCTACCTGTTGAGGGGTAACCACGCCACTGTCCAGCACCCAGGCAGTGACAAGCTTCGCTGGCGTAACATCGAAGGCGGGATTATAAACCTCCGCCCCTTCTGGTGCCCATTGTACTTCGCCAAAGCTACCGGCTACGCCGGTGACTTCACTGGCAGCCCGTTGTTCAATAGTAATCGCGTCACCATCAGGACATTGCCTGTCAAGCGTGGTTTGCGGAGCTGCGACATAGAATGGAATCTGATGATAATGGGCAAGAACCGCGAGACTGTAAGTGCCGATTTTATTAGCCACATCGCCATTGGCTGCGATGCGGTCTGTACCGACCCAGACTGCATCAACTTTTCCTTGTGCCATCAGGCTCGCTGCCATGTTGTCGCAAATTAAGCGATAAGGCACACCTTTTTCAGCCAGTTCCCAGGCCGTAAGTCGCCCTCCTTGTAACAGTGGCCGGGTTTCATCTACCCACACCTCACTCACCAGACCTTTATGCCATCCCTCAATAATAACACCCAAAGCAGTGCCGTTGCCGGCGGTTGCCAGACCGCCGGTGTTGCAGTGGGTCAGCAGATGGCTGGCAGGTTTAATCAGTTGACTGCCGGCCTGTGCTATCTGTTCACAAAGTCTGCGGTCTTCCTCTACCATCTGGCAGGCTTCAAGGCAGAGTGACGCTGCAACAGGCTCCTTGTTAAGTGCCAGACGCATACGGTCAAGATTATTCATCAAATTGACCGCCGTTGGGCGCGCGGCCCGTAACGTTTCAAGTGCTTCATGCAACGCGGCGACGGGCATCCCTTTTTCAGCCAGCAAGGCCAGCAGAAGACTGGCTGATAAACCAATCAAAGGGGCTCCGCGAACTTTCAGTGCCTGGATATGACTGACTAATGTTGCTACATCAGGCGTTGCACACCAGAAAGTCTGTTGTGGCAACGCCTGTTGATCGAGTATCCATAGTTGATTGTCAATCACCCGCAGGCTGGTAGTCGTTAAATTTTGCATGATATTAAAAATCCTGGTTGCACTTTTCTGCTCTATTGTGCCAACATGCTGGCTGGATGTATAGACGTCTGAACGTCTTTGTTGTTACGTGCAGAGGCTTGCGCGATCAGGGTCAAAATTAAGAGGCAAACTATGTCAGATTACCAAATATTTACCGCCAGAGAGGCTGTCGCTTTTGCGCGTCAGCACGGTCAGCATCCTCAACCGTCATCCCTCGTTGATGCAGAAGAGATTGGCGATGGTAATCTCAATCTGGTGTTTAAAATCAAAGATGACCGCGGTGTCAGTCAGCTGGTAGTAAAACAGGCATTGCCTTATGTGCGTTGTGTTGGTGAATCATGGCCGTTGACACTGGACCGTGCTCGCATTGAGGCGGAAGTCTCGGGAATACACAGCCAGTTCTGCCCTGAACATGCTGTGAAGATTCTGCATTATGATAGCCAGCATGCTGCCATGGTGATGGAAGACCTCTCTGTGATGGCGATCTGGCGCGGGGAGTTAGTTAAGGGCCACTACTATCCTCATGCTGCGTCTCAGCTGGGGCGTTATCTGGCTACGACACTGTTTTATACCTCTGATTTTTATCAACATCCTCATCAGAAAAAACAACAGGTCATCCGTTTTACTAATCCTGAATTGTGTCATATCACGGAAGAGCTGTTTTTTAATGAACCTTATGAAGTCCATGCCCGTAACAGTTATCCCACTGAGCTTGAGCCGCTGGTGGCAGCATTACGTAATGAACAGCCACTGCGATTGCAGGTAGCCGGACTAAAGCACCGTTTTCTTTCTCATGCGGAGGCGCTGCTGCATGGTGATGTGCATAGTGGTTCGTTGTTTGTCAGTGCCGATAACCTGAAAGTTATTGACGCTGAATTTGGTTTCTATGGCCCTGTTGGCTTTGATGTCGGCAATGCATTGGGTAATCTTTTGCTTAATTATTGTGCACTGTCGGGTCTTATGACGACGACGGAAGCGCGGCTCACCGCACAACATCAGCGTCTGGATGAGGTGCGTAACCTCTGGTCTGCCTTCGCGAGCCATTTTCTTACCCTGGTAAACACGCAAAGTCAGGATCGTGCATTAGCTCTCTCAGGATATGGCGAACTGTTCTTGCGCAAAATATGGCAGGATACACTGGGATTTTGTGGTACAGAGATGATAAGACGTACGGTGGGCATGTCACCTGTAGCGGACATGCTATCGATCAACGATACTTCATTGCGACATACTGCATTACGCAAGGCGATTTTACTCGGAAGACTGCTCATTTTGCACGCTGACACTATTTCTGATACTGATGCGTTGATCACTCATATTATCGGAGCCGATTGATCCTGACAGAGCTGGGGCTTTGCGCTGCTCTGTCAACTTGTTAGACTGAGCCCCCCTAACCAGAAAGGATTGTTTATGTACCAGGACATTATTCGCGCTGAACTTAATGAAGCTGCTGACACACTGAACCATTTCCTGCAGGATCCGGCAAATATTCAGGCGATTGAACAGGCCGCCGTGTTGCTGGCAGAGTCGTTTAAGCAGGGAGGGAAGGTGCTCTCTTGCGGCAATGGTGGATCACATT is a window from the Erwinia sp. genome containing:
- the mtnB_2 gene encoding Methylthioribulose-1-phosphate dehydratase (ID:JIFNMEKO_00801;~source:Prodigal:2.6) codes for the protein MNHQAVHPAPLQALVEVCHWIGGKGWAPATGGNMSVRLDNHHCLLSESGKDKGSLSAEDFIQVDINTQIATAGRRPSAETGFHTLLYRLYPQAGAVLHVHTVSATVLSRIEKSASLLLQGYEMQKSLAGQQTHLDTLAIAIFDNDQDINALAQRIALAHQQNPLRYGFLLRGHGLTCWGESVSEARRHLEGLEFLFQCELQRRLLERT
- the mtnC gene encoding Enolase-phosphatase E1 (ID:JIFNMEKO_00802;~source:Prodigal:2.6) is translated as MIRAIVTDIEGTTSDIRFVHKVLFPYARDHLASFVTEHQSDPEVVLALNALRQEQQQPDASLESLIETLFTYMDEDRKSTPLKALQGMIWRAGYQSGQFTGHLYPDVLPALTHWHQQSVALYVYSSGSVAAQKLLFGYSDAGDICRLFSGYFDTHVGAKREISSYQEIARLIGVPAEALLFLSDIRQELDAAAAAGWHTLQLIRDEADNESRHPQVTGFDQINLEVIG
- the mtnD gene encoding Acireductone dioxygenase (ID:JIFNMEKO_00803;~source:Prodigal:2.6), whose translation is MSALTIFTEQQPETPIWHSTEGEEIRQQLNAKGVRFERWQADRELGADPSAETVLAAYQHAIARLVEEKGYQSWDVISIRNDNPQKEALRIKFLAEHTHDEDEVRFFVEGAGLFCLHLDGHVFQVLCEKNDLISVPAGTAHWFDMGSEPHFTAIRIFDNPEGWIAHFTGDEIADSYPRLP
- the mtnA gene encoding Methylthioribose-1-phosphate isomerase (ID:JIFNMEKO_00804;~source:Prodigal:2.6) — translated: MQNLTTTSLRVIDNQLWILDQQALPQQTFWCATPDVATLVSHIQALKVRGAPLIGLSASLLLALLAEKGMPVAALHEALETLRAARPTAVNLMNNLDRMRLALNKEPVAASLCLEACQMVEEDRRLCEQIAQAGSQLIKPASHLLTHCNTGGLATAGNGTALGVIIEGWHKGLVSEVWVDETRPLLQGGRLTAWELAEKGVPYRLICDNMAASLMAQGKVDAVWVGTDRIAANGDVANKIGTYSLAVLAHYHQIPFYVAAPQTTLDRQCPDGDAITIEQRAASEVTGVAGSFGEVQWAPEGAEVYNPAFDVTPAKLVTAWVLDSGVVTPQQVETGIFSPEKTGIAQLQHRP
- the mtnK gene encoding Methylthioribose kinase (ID:JIFNMEKO_00805;~source:Prodigal:2.6) encodes the protein MSDYQIFTAREAVAFARQHGQHPQPSSLVDAEEIGDGNLNLVFKIKDDRGVSQLVVKQALPYVRCVGESWPLTLDRARIEAEVSGIHSQFCPEHAVKILHYDSQHAAMVMEDLSVMAIWRGELVKGHYYPHAASQLGRYLATTLFYTSDFYQHPHQKKQQVIRFTNPELCHITEELFFNEPYEVHARNSYPTELEPLVAALRNEQPLRLQVAGLKHRFLSHAEALLHGDVHSGSLFVSADNLKVIDAEFGFYGPVGFDVGNALGNLLLNYCALSGLMTTTEARLTAQHQRLDEVRNLWSAFASHFLTLVNTQSQDRALALSGYGELFLRKIWQDTLGFCGTEMIRRTVGMSPVADMLSINDTSLRHTALRKAILLGRLLILHADTISDTDALITHIIGAD